The following proteins are co-located in the Salvelinus sp. IW2-2015 linkage group LG36, ASM291031v2, whole genome shotgun sequence genome:
- the klhl6 gene encoding kelch-like protein 6, producing the protein MSDSLERTTDTPLPGPSEKTPREDSDPGKEGEGGDGSGMRWEDGGLSVELQKGMETLRVSGELTDVTLRVQEQDFPCHRAVLAAASHYYRAMFCSGLRESHEKQVEIKGVDSETMKTLLDYTYTSRATITHTNVQRTLEAASLFQFPRVVEACAGFLADSLQPESCVGVLRLAEAHSLPALRDRVQDYLVSEFSRVVQHEEYLELPAGALQNALKRDDLGVTREESVFEALMRWVRAKEEERCLLLAGLLSYVRLPLLEPAYFLETVEADQLIRRCDEAFTLLQEARTYHLSGNEVVTERTKPRLQHYLSEVFMIIGGCTKEERFVATVTCLDPLRRSRLEVAKLPITEMEEESHNRKWVEFACVTFRNEVFISGGKETQHEAWKYNGALDRWIPIEPLVTGRWRHKMAVHGGKVYALGGFDGTQRLTSVEAYDTFHNRWTQAPPLLLGVSSFAAASFNKWIFAIGGGPNGKLATDRLQCWEPGTESWGLRSPMPIEAKCTNAVTFRECIYVVGGAMHALYCYSPQSDSWSMVTRLGERASCAIAACNNKLFITGGRDDKNQVISTVMCWDPVTTTMTEECVLPLGVSHHGSVTLHKSYTHIHRIAPATVSV; encoded by the exons ATGAGTGACTCGTTGGAGAGGACCACCGACACCCCTCTGCCTGGGCCCTCAGAGAAAACCCCCAGAGAGGACTCTGACCCTGGGAAAGAGGGTGAAGGGGGTGATGGAAGTGGGATGCGTTGGGAAGATGGAGGCCTGTCTGTGGAGCTTCAGAAGGGGATGGAGACGCTTCGTGTGAGTGGAGAGCTGACCGACGTGACTCTGCGAGTTCAGGAACAGGACTTCCCCTGCCACAGAGCTGTGCTCGCCGCCGCCAGCCACTACTAtag GGCGATGTTCTGCAGTGGTCTGAGAGAGAGTCATGAGAAGCAGGTGGAGATTAAAGGGGTGGACAGTGAGACCATGAAGACTCTACTGGACTACACCTATACCAGCCGagccaccatcacacacaccaacgtCCAGAGAACACTGGAGGCCGCCAGCCTGTTCCAG ttTCCTCGTGTAGTGGAGGCCTGTGCAGGGTTCCTGGCTGACTCTCTCcagccagagagctgtgtaggtgTGCTGCGTCTGGCTGAGGCCCACTCATTGCCTGCGCTGAGAGACAGGGTCCAGGACTACCTGGTTTCAGAGTTCTCCAGAGTGGTTCAGCATGAGGAGTACCTGGAGCTGCCCGCGGGGGCGCTGCAGAATGCTCTGAAGAGAGACGACCTGGGAGTGACACGGGAGGAAAGTGTGTTTGAG GCTCTGATGCGCTGGGTGCGAGCGAAGGAGGAGGAGCGATGCCTCCTACTAGCTGGTCTTCTGTCATATGTGCGGCTGCCACTGCTGGAGCCGGCTTACTTCCTGGAAACGGTGGAGGCCGACCAGCTGATTCGCCGCTGTGACGAGGCCTTCACCCTGCTGCAGGAGGCTCGCACCTACCACCTGTCAGGcaacgag gtggtcaCGGAGCGTACCAAGCCCCGTTTACAGCACTACCTATCTGAGGTGTTCATGATCATCGGTGGCTGCACCAAAGAGGAGCGCTTCGTTGCCACGGTGACCTGCCTTGACCCTCTGCGCCGCAGCCGGCTGGAAGTCGCCAAGCTGCCAATcacagagatggaggaggagtccCACAACAGGAAGTGGGTGGAGTTTGCTTGTGTCACCTTCCGGAATGAGGTGTTCATATCCG gaggaaAAGAGACACAGCACGAGGCGTGGAAGTACAACGGTGCCCTGGACAGGTGGATCCCCATTGAGCCCCTGGTGACTGGGCGCTGGAGACACAAGATGGCGGTTCACGGGGGGAAGGTGTATGCCCTGGGGGGGTTCGATGGGACTCAGAGACTCACCAGCGTGGAAGCCTACGACACATTTCACAACCGCTGGACACag GCCCCGCCCCTCCTGTTGGGCGTCAGCTCATTCGCTGCAGCAAGCTTCAATAAGTGGATCTTTGCGATCGGGGGAGGGCCCAACGGGAAGCTGGCCACTGATAGGCTGCAGTGCTGGGAGCCAGGGACTGAGAGCTGGGGCCTGCGGTCGCCCATGCCCATCGAGGCCAAATGTACTAACGCTGTCACCTTCAGGGAATGCATCTATGTAGTTG gcGGTGCCATGCATGCTCTGTACTGCTACTCCCCCCAGTCAGACAGCTGGTCTATGGTGACCCGGCTGGGCGAGAGGGCAAGCTGCGCCATCGCAGCCTGTAACAACAAACTATTCATCACTGGTGGCCGTGACGACAAGAACCAGGTCATCTCCACGGTGATGTGCTGGGACCCAGTCACAACCACAATGACAGAGGAATGTGTGTTACCGCTTGGTGTCTCTCACCACGGAAGCGTCACACTCCACAAGTCCTACACGCACATACACAGGATAGCACCTGCGACCGTGTCGGTGTGA
- the LOC111959808 gene encoding T-cell surface antigen CD2, with protein MSVVMLISLILLALGFAGAAECTMYAAVGRNKVIDHGLELLGQSFHLRWSHDYKIVYDNRKNTEPKPQTTPNGSLLLINLQLNNTGSYQVTIYDNTGTLVLDKTTRLCVLSPVSKPRLTHTCTGASVSLRCDVGNSVDVNVVWSHNRQTMPGSTDKTLTITKAMLKPVDSYVCTVSNKASEEKSDDVNPECTDDSSSTVLLFGMKLWLMVAILAGGGGLLLILIVITLVCVCQSRRRRASRIKEEEEMRLAPLTQPTRQASLHHHHHPHKSQSRTRPKBRTPSQATQNSRPLPRPRSPQPEPDDAPPIPIPRRTGPRNHRSEV; from the exons ATGTCAGTGGTGATGCTGATATCTCTCATCCTCCTCGCTCTGGGGTTTGCAG GTGCTGCGGAGTGTACTATGTACGCTGCTGTTGGGAGGAACAAGGTGATTGACCATGGCCTGGAGTTGCTTGGACAGTCATTTCACTTACGGTGGTCACATGACTATAAGATAGTTTACGACAACAGGAAGAATACTGAGCCAAAACCCCAGACCACACCGAATGGTTCTCTGTTACTAATTAACCTACAGCTGAATAATACAGGGTCTTACCAGGTCACCATCTACGACAACACGGGAACACTCGTGTTAGACAAAACAACTCGCCTGTGTGTGCTCT CGCCTGTGTCTAAGCCACGTCTGACACACACCTGTACTGGTGCATCTGTCAGTCTGAGGTGCGATGTGGGGAACTCTGTGGATGTTAACGTGGTGTGGAGCCATAACAGACAAACAATGCCAGGATCCACTGACAAAACTCTGACAATAACCAAGGCAATGCTCAAACCTGTAGACAGCTAYGTGTGTACAGTGAGTAACAAAGCGAGTGAAGAGAAGAGTGACGATGTTAACCCTGAATGTACAG ATGATTCTTCCTCTACAGTGCTCTTGTTTGGGATGAAGCTATGGCTGATGGTGGCGATTCTGGCTGGTGGAGGTGGTCTGCTTCTCATCCTCATCGTCATCACCTTGGTGTgtgtctgccagagccgcaggcGGCGCGCTAGTCGCATAAAAG aggaggaggagatgagactTGCGCCCCTCACCCAGCCCACGCGTCAAGcatccctccaccaccaccatcacccacACAAGTCCCAGAGCCGAACCCGGCCGAAARACAGAACTCCGTCGCAGGCCACCCAAAACTCCAGACCCCTGCCTCGACCCAGGTCTCCACAGCCTGAACCAGATGATGCTCCGCCCATACCAATTCCCAGGCGGACAGGACCCCGGAACCACAGGAGtgaggtgtag